One window from the genome of Pseudanabaena yagii GIHE-NHR1 encodes:
- a CDS encoding DUF3024 domain-containing protein, producing MARSKSRSKYEWVYSPKKEPSPKIPEALKKLVQERFQEIIDNDLKPNCIHPPSPEGKIMYLVDIFGKWYRNYFYICGTYKYKNPLTGEESSSEHKFSRFEYVGSDRFNVAYMRHTEKFWEFMQDVTLEQCLESLQTLPHLRPF from the coding sequence ATGGCAAGATCGAAATCAAGATCAAAGTATGAATGGGTATATTCTCCCAAAAAAGAGCCAAGTCCTAAAATACCCGAAGCTCTGAAAAAATTAGTGCAAGAGCGTTTCCAAGAAATTATTGACAACGATCTCAAACCTAATTGCATTCATCCGCCATCCCCAGAAGGCAAGATCATGTACTTGGTAGATATTTTTGGCAAGTGGTATCGCAATTACTTTTACATTTGTGGAACCTATAAATATAAAAATCCCTTGACAGGTGAAGAATCTTCATCTGAACACAAGTTCTCTCGATTTGAGTATGTGGGAAGCGATCGATTTAATGTTGCTTACATGCGCCACACAGAAAAGTTTTGGGAATTTATGCAAGATGTCACCCTAGAACAATGCCTTGAATCATTGCAAACTCTTCCCCATTTGCGTCCGTTTTAG
- a CDS encoding ankyrin repeat domain-containing protein, translated as MKLTSSVLVAIAIATTFSPRASEALPRLSLQKTQSNLTLNASLTKQSQTSPVYSVPQNALLLEAVKNEDLDLAKLALSRNADPNTLDKNEEEALNGRAILQIAAENNSLEIAKLLIAYGANVNGNPKYTYVGGTPLSTSAAMGHLEIVKLLVNKGAKLELAADGGYTALDEAIAENRAEVVQFLLERGMNPNYYVEGYTPLYDAASRGYTNIVRLLIKHGADVNFGNSFAKPLAIAIKKSHLEIIDILKKAGARSATQ; from the coding sequence ATGAAATTAACTTCTTCGGTCTTAGTAGCGATCGCGATCGCTACCACATTTTCCCCAAGAGCTTCTGAAGCTCTACCGAGGCTCAGCCTACAGAAAACGCAAAGTAATCTGACTCTAAACGCATCCTTAACTAAGCAGTCTCAAACAAGCCCAGTCTATTCCGTTCCACAGAATGCGCTTCTACTGGAAGCGGTTAAGAATGAGGATCTGGATTTAGCGAAACTGGCTTTATCTCGAAACGCTGACCCTAACACTCTTGATAAAAATGAGGAAGAAGCCTTAAACGGTAGAGCTATTTTACAAATTGCGGCTGAGAACAATAGTCTGGAAATTGCCAAACTATTAATTGCCTATGGGGCAAATGTGAATGGTAATCCCAAATATACCTATGTTGGCGGTACTCCCTTATCTACATCCGCAGCTATGGGGCATCTAGAAATCGTGAAACTGTTAGTTAATAAAGGAGCCAAACTGGAGCTGGCGGCTGATGGCGGATATACGGCTCTTGATGAAGCGATCGCTGAAAATCGGGCTGAGGTGGTGCAATTTTTATTAGAACGTGGCATGAACCCTAACTATTACGTGGAGGGATATACGCCGCTTTATGACGCTGCTAGTCGTGGATATACCAACATCGTCCGTTTGCTGATCAAACATGGTGCGGATGTCAATTTTGGTAATAGCTTTGCGAAACCCTTAGCGATCGCTATCAAAAAAAGCCATCTCGAAATTATTGACATCCTCAAAAAAGCAGGGGCAAGATCCGCAACTCAGTGA
- the ahcY gene encoding adenosylhomocysteinase, translating into MTTTIAPETVTVKHEIKDITLAPLGKQRIEWASREMPVLRQIRDRFAAEKPLAGIRIAACCHVTTETANLAIALKAAGADAVLIASNPLSTQDDVAASLVYDHGISVFAIKGEDNATYHRHVELALAHRPHIIVDDGSDVTTTLVLHHADQIPEIIGTTEETTTGLVRLNAMFKDGKLTFPAIAVNDAETKHFFDNRYGTGQSTLDGIIRATNILLAGKVIVVAGYGWCGKGVALRAKGLGANVVVTEINPVAAIEAAMDGFRVLPMSEAAKVGDIFITVTGNKHVIRREHFENMKDGAIVANSGHFDLEIDLVALNDLSESASFVRNFTQEYKLKSGKSVIVIGEGRLVNLAAAEGHPASVMDMSFANQALACEFLVKNKGKLPAGVVPIPKDIDQEIARLKLQAMGITIDTLTPEQVHYLNSWTEGT; encoded by the coding sequence ATGACCACTACCATTGCGCCCGAAACCGTGACCGTTAAGCACGAGATTAAGGACATCACTCTTGCACCTCTAGGCAAACAACGCATCGAATGGGCTAGCCGCGAAATGCCCGTATTGCGTCAAATTCGCGATCGCTTTGCTGCCGAAAAGCCCCTTGCAGGTATCCGCATCGCTGCTTGCTGCCACGTCACCACCGAAACCGCAAACCTTGCGATCGCCCTCAAAGCGGCTGGCGCAGATGCCGTATTGATCGCCAGCAATCCTCTTTCGACTCAAGATGACGTTGCTGCTTCCTTGGTTTACGATCACGGGATTTCGGTATTTGCAATCAAAGGTGAAGATAACGCTACATACCATCGTCACGTTGAACTTGCCCTTGCCCACCGTCCCCACATCATCGTTGATGATGGTAGCGACGTAACCACCACCTTGGTACTACACCACGCCGATCAAATTCCTGAAATCATCGGTACTACCGAAGAAACCACCACAGGTTTAGTTCGCCTTAATGCGATGTTCAAGGATGGCAAGTTGACCTTCCCTGCGATCGCTGTTAATGACGCAGAAACCAAGCATTTCTTCGATAACCGTTATGGTACTGGTCAATCCACCCTCGATGGGATCATCCGCGCTACCAATATCCTATTGGCAGGTAAAGTGATTGTCGTCGCTGGCTATGGCTGGTGTGGTAAGGGCGTGGCTTTGCGTGCTAAGGGCTTAGGTGCAAACGTAGTTGTTACCGAAATCAACCCTGTTGCCGCGATCGAGGCAGCAATGGATGGTTTCCGCGTATTGCCTATGTCGGAAGCAGCTAAGGTTGGCGATATCTTCATCACCGTTACTGGTAACAAGCATGTTATCCGTCGCGAACATTTTGAAAATATGAAAGATGGTGCGATCGTGGCTAACTCTGGTCACTTCGATCTAGAAATTGACCTCGTTGCGCTTAACGATCTCAGCGAATCTGCAAGCTTCGTGCGTAACTTCACTCAAGAGTACAAGCTGAAGTCTGGCAAGTCGGTCATCGTCATCGGTGAAGGTCGCCTAGTTAACCTTGCGGCTGCCGAAGGACACCCTGCTAGTGTGATGGACATGAGCTTTGCTAATCAAGCTCTTGCTTGCGAATTCCTTGTTAAGAACAAGGGCAAGCTGCCTGCTGGTGTTGTGCCAATTCCTAAGGATATCGACCAAGAGATTGCACGTTTGAAGTTGCAAGCTATGGGTATCACCATTGATACCCTCACTCCTGAGCAAGTTCACTACCTCAATTCTTGGACTGAAGGAACATAA
- a CDS encoding YciI family protein — MKYAILVYETEQDVANREMQMPAYNAYSQALIDAGVMVGGAALHPSHTGTTIRLQNGQRNVQDGPYADTKEQLGGFFLIDVPDLDVALDWAARCPAASNCAVEVRPLLPTTQE, encoded by the coding sequence ATGAAATACGCGATTCTGGTTTACGAGACTGAGCAAGATGTTGCTAACCGAGAAATGCAGATGCCTGCATACAACGCTTACTCACAGGCCCTCATTGATGCGGGAGTCATGGTAGGTGGCGCAGCACTTCATCCTAGTCATACAGGCACAACCATCCGTCTGCAAAACGGACAACGAAACGTTCAAGACGGCCCCTATGCTGACACAAAAGAACAACTGGGTGGCTTTTTTCTCATTGATGTTCCAGATCTAGACGTGGCTCTAGATTGGGCAGCTCGTTGTCCTGCTGCAAGTAATTGCGCTGTTGAAGTGCGTCCTTTGCTACCCACAACCCAAGAATAG
- a CDS encoding glutathione S-transferase family protein, producing the protein MKLYYFPPSPNTRKVHAVAIHLELPLELRLVDLQKGEQRTPEFVQLNPTGRTPVLQDGEFILWESTAIMQYLASQGSNSLWPEVPQIRADIMRWQSWQLAHWYQVCQPLQYENFVKPLLQLGEPDLQVVQSATARFHTEAIILNQHLAEREFLVNATLTLADFSVASDLTYAVPGRFPLEDYPHIRTWYSRIEQLPAWQQTAPRG; encoded by the coding sequence ATGAAACTCTATTATTTTCCACCCTCTCCAAACACCCGCAAAGTTCATGCTGTTGCCATTCATCTGGAACTACCGCTCGAACTGCGATTGGTGGATTTGCAGAAAGGTGAACAACGTACCCCAGAGTTTGTGCAGTTAAATCCAACGGGGCGCACTCCAGTCTTGCAAGATGGCGAGTTTATCCTGTGGGAATCCACTGCGATTATGCAATATTTGGCAAGTCAGGGGTCGAATTCTCTTTGGCCAGAAGTTCCGCAGATTCGGGCGGACATCATGCGCTGGCAAAGTTGGCAACTCGCCCACTGGTATCAGGTCTGTCAACCCTTGCAGTACGAGAACTTCGTCAAGCCTCTCTTGCAATTGGGAGAGCCTGATCTGCAAGTCGTGCAATCGGCAACTGCACGCTTTCATACAGAAGCGATCATCCTGAATCAGCACCTGGCAGAGCGTGAATTCTTAGTCAATGCCACCTTGACATTGGCTGACTTCTCCGTTGCCAGTGATTTAACCTATGCGGTGCCTGGGCGATTCCCCCTAGAAGATTATCCTCATATTCGCACTTGGTATAGTCGAATTGAGCAGTTACCCGCTTGGCAACAGACAGCACCGAGAGGTTAA